TAACTGTCATGATGACAAAAATTCCCGTGAAGACAGCAAAGAAATGGAAGAAATGTGAAAATGTCCCTGATGATAATTTTTTCTGTAATTTATTCAACATTTTTCAGAATATAACCTACACTCCGTAGGGTTTGAAGATTTTTGGCAAAGGTGGTGTCTTTGAGTTTTTTTCGAATTTTTGAAACGTAAACTTCAACAACCGAAATCGTTGTATCACTATCAAAGCCCCAAATACGGTCAAAAATTTGTGATTTTGGTAAAATAACATTTTGATTTTGTAAGAAATAAACCAACAAATCAAATTCTTTACCAAGCAGCTCGACTTCTTTACCGTTAGCTATTGTTGTATTGGTAGAAGTGTCAACGGTTAATTCTTCATAAGATAAGGTATTGAAGTTGTATTTACCCGAACGTTTTAAAAGAGCTTGAATACGCATTTTTAGCTCTTCAAGGTAAAATGGTTTAGTAAGATAATCATCTGCTCCCAACTCGAAACC
This sequence is a window from Streptococcus macedonicus ACA-DC 198. Protein-coding genes within it:
- the ciaR gene encoding Two component system response regulator CiaR, with the protein product MIKILLVEDDLSLSNSIFDFLDDFADVMQVFDGEEGLYEAESGVYDLILLDLMLPEKDGFQVLKELREKGVSTPVLIMTAKESLGDKGHGFELGADDYLTKPFYLEELKMRIQALLKRSGKYNFNTLSYEELTVDTSTNTTIANGKEVELLGKEFDLLVYFLQNQNVILPKSQIFDRIWGFDSDTTISVVEVYVSKIRKKLKDTTFAKNLQTLRSVGYILKNVE